A single Flavobacterium sp. 1 DNA region contains:
- a CDS encoding tyrosine-protein phosphatase: protein MFTLFKSKPTLKDLIPDNHVDIHSHLLPGIDDGAKTFEDSLRLTQKLLSFGFTQFITTPHIIQHVWDNTLEQILANKANTVKELEKNSINIPFCAAAEYLMDDQFVRLFQSGELLTLKDNYVLVEMSYINPPIHLYNILFDLKIAGYIPVLAHPERYLFYHNNFNEYVKLKKAGCLFQLNLLSTVGYYGNSITKIAENLLKKGMYDFVGSDVHHNNHLAAFQLKVQLKDLLPLKEIISNNQFFKIE, encoded by the coding sequence ATGTTTACACTTTTCAAATCAAAACCTACTCTCAAGGATCTCATACCTGATAATCATGTCGATATTCATTCCCATCTTTTGCCCGGAATCGATGATGGCGCAAAAACTTTTGAAGACAGTTTAAGGCTTACGCAAAAACTTCTAAGCTTTGGTTTCACTCAATTTATAACAACACCTCATATCATTCAACATGTTTGGGATAATACCCTTGAACAAATTCTAGCCAACAAAGCGAATACTGTAAAAGAACTAGAGAAAAACAGCATAAATATCCCTTTCTGTGCTGCAGCTGAATATCTTATGGACGACCAATTTGTCCGTTTATTCCAATCTGGAGAATTATTAACTCTAAAAGATAATTATGTTCTTGTAGAAATGTCTTACATCAACCCGCCTATTCATTTGTACAACATTCTTTTTGACCTCAAGATAGCAGGCTACATACCCGTTTTAGCTCATCCAGAGCGTTATTTATTCTACCATAATAATTTTAACGAATATGTAAAACTAAAAAAAGCAGGCTGCCTGTTTCAACTCAATTTATTGTCAACAGTAGGATATTATGGAAACAGCATTACCAAAATTGCCGAAAACCTTTTGAAGAAAGGTATGTATGATTTTGTAGGGTCTGATGTGCATCACAATAATCATCTGGCCGCTTTTCAGCTAAAAGTACAGCTAAAAGATTTGTTGCCATTAAAAGAAATTATTTCTAATAACCAATTTTTCAAAATAGAATAA
- a CDS encoding GDP-L-fucose synthase yields the protein MDKKNKIYIAGHNGMVGSAIWRTLLNSGFNNLIGASSKELDLRDQKAVRDFIAKENPDVIIDAAARVGGILANNDYPYQFIMENMQIQNNLIDSALQNGVEKFIFLGSSCIYPKLAPQPLKEDYLLTDTLEPTNEWYAIAKITGVKTCQAIRKQFGKDYVSLMPTNLYGTYDNFDLNTSHVLPAMIRKFHEAKENNNAPVTLWGSGTPMREFLFVDDMAKAVIFALENKLPEYLYNVGTGEDLTIKQLAETIQQITGHKGKIIWDSSKPDGTPRKLMDVSKMHELGWKHKVDLEEGIQKTYDWFLQNIENFKEVKL from the coding sequence ATGGACAAAAAAAATAAGATTTATATTGCTGGACACAACGGAATGGTTGGCAGTGCTATTTGGCGAACATTACTTAATAGCGGATTTAATAATTTAATAGGAGCTTCTAGTAAAGAATTAGATCTTAGAGATCAAAAAGCAGTTCGTGATTTTATTGCAAAGGAAAATCCTGATGTTATAATTGACGCAGCTGCAAGAGTGGGCGGAATTTTGGCAAATAATGATTATCCATATCAATTTATTATGGAAAATATGCAAATACAGAACAATCTGATTGATTCAGCTTTGCAAAACGGAGTAGAGAAATTTATTTTCTTAGGGAGTTCTTGTATATATCCAAAATTGGCTCCTCAGCCTTTAAAAGAAGATTATCTGCTTACTGATACACTTGAGCCAACTAATGAATGGTATGCCATAGCAAAAATTACTGGGGTTAAAACCTGTCAAGCAATCAGGAAACAATTTGGTAAAGATTATGTCAGCTTAATGCCTACAAATTTGTATGGCACATACGATAATTTCGACTTAAATACTTCGCATGTTTTACCTGCTATGATCCGTAAATTTCATGAGGCAAAAGAAAATAATAATGCTCCTGTAACGCTTTGGGGCAGTGGTACTCCAATGCGTGAATTTTTGTTTGTTGATGATATGGCAAAAGCAGTTATTTTTGCATTAGAGAATAAACTGCCTGAGTATTTATATAATGTAGGAACTGGAGAAGATCTGACAATTAAACAATTAGCAGAAACTATTCAGCAGATTACAGGACATAAAGGTAAAATTATCTGGGATTCGAGTAAACCAGATGGAACACCTAGAAAGTTAATGGATGTTTCAAAAATGCATGAATTAGGCTGGAAACATAAGGTTGATCTTGAAGAAGGAATTCAAAAAACCTATGATTGGTTTTTGCAGAATATTGAAAATTTTAAAGAAGTTAAATTGTAG
- the gmd gene encoding GDP-mannose 4,6-dehydratase, with the protein MSKQKIALVTGITGQDGSYLAELLLEKGYQVHGVKRRASSFNTQRIDHIYQDQHEVHVNFKLHYGDLTDSTNIIRIIQEVQPDEIYNLGAMSHVKVSFDSPEYVANVDGLGTLRILEAVRILGLTKKTRVYQASTSELYGGLAENKNEKGFYDENSPFYPRSPYGAAKIYGFWITKNYREAYDMFACNGILFNHESPRRGETFVTRKITMATAAIAKGKQECLYLGNLNSQRDWGHAKDYVEAMWRILQQDVPEDYVIATGVTTYIRDFVIMSFAQIGIELTFEGENESETAKIAACNDPLYQLEIGKVVVRVDPEYYRPTEVDLLIGDPTKSKTQLGWEPQYDLVALVKEMVSSDLKLF; encoded by the coding sequence ATGAGCAAACAAAAAATAGCATTAGTAACAGGAATTACAGGTCAGGACGGATCGTATTTAGCCGAATTATTATTAGAAAAAGGATATCAGGTACACGGAGTTAAAAGACGTGCATCTTCTTTTAATACGCAACGAATTGATCATATCTATCAAGATCAGCATGAGGTACATGTTAATTTTAAGTTGCATTATGGAGATTTGACTGATTCAACCAATATCATTAGAATAATTCAGGAAGTACAGCCTGATGAGATTTATAATTTAGGAGCGATGTCTCATGTAAAGGTATCTTTTGATTCACCTGAATATGTTGCAAATGTAGATGGATTGGGAACTTTACGAATTTTAGAAGCGGTAAGAATATTGGGTTTAACCAAAAAGACGAGAGTTTATCAAGCATCAACTTCAGAGCTTTATGGAGGTTTAGCAGAAAATAAAAACGAAAAAGGTTTTTATGATGAAAACTCACCCTTTTACCCGCGTTCTCCTTACGGTGCGGCTAAAATTTATGGCTTTTGGATAACGAAAAATTACAGGGAAGCTTATGATATGTTTGCTTGTAATGGTATTTTGTTTAATCATGAGTCACCGAGACGTGGTGAAACTTTTGTTACACGAAAAATTACTATGGCAACGGCAGCTATTGCAAAAGGAAAACAAGAATGTCTTTACTTGGGTAACCTAAACTCACAAAGAGATTGGGGACATGCAAAGGATTATGTTGAAGCGATGTGGAGAATTTTACAGCAAGATGTGCCGGAAGATTATGTAATAGCAACAGGTGTGACTACCTATATTAGAGATTTTGTGATCATGTCTTTTGCACAAATAGGAATAGAGTTAACTTTTGAAGGAGAAAATGAAAGTGAAACAGCTAAAATTGCAGCTTGTAATGATCCTTTGTATCAATTAGAAATAGGGAAAGTAGTAGTGCGTGTAGATCCGGAGTATTATCGTCCTACAGAAGTAGATCTTCTTATTGGAGATCCTACAAAATCTAAAACGCAACTGGGCTGGGAGCCTCAATACGATTTAGTAGCTTTGGTAAAAGAGATGGTATCAAGTGATTTAAAATTGTTTTAA
- a CDS encoding aldolase catalytic domain-containing protein, with protein MKILDCTLRDGGYYTNWDFDKQLVETYFTAINNLPIEYLEVGYRSPKLSGYYGEYFYCPDFVLAKIASLTNKKLVIILDEKDVREDVVEELLNPCLGIITMVRIAIDPNNLMRAIALAKKVKAMGFELGFNVMYMSKWKKLPEFLSNLKHVDGLADYFYMVDSYGGVYPEDVKEIFALVRAQMATKIGFHGHNNLELALINTLTAIECGVDMVDATVTGMGRGAGNLKTELLLTALNQRNNLEVDFNSLSSVTDAFTELQKEYEWGTNLPYMVSGANSLPQKDVMDWVGKRYYSYNSIIRALSNQSKGIQDNEILNEYHPSEIFKKALIVGGGDSVREHIDGIKNYLSLNPNMVIIHSSSRNVSYLNECDNKQFHCLAGNEGHRLEKVFNSVPKNRIAILPPFPRTMGTYIPVNFKSSSFQLSEINVTEIYKNSITALVLQLTKEMNVEELIFCGYDGYNGEITQHKLELFNENEYLFKNFSKNNFSLKSFTPTKYKSLQQESVYSELYK; from the coding sequence ATGAAAATATTAGACTGTACTTTACGTGATGGAGGTTACTATACTAATTGGGATTTTGATAAGCAATTAGTTGAAACATATTTTACCGCTATAAATAATTTACCGATTGAGTATTTAGAAGTTGGTTATAGAAGCCCCAAATTATCTGGATACTATGGGGAATATTTTTATTGTCCAGATTTTGTTTTGGCAAAAATAGCTAGCTTAACAAATAAAAAACTGGTTATTATTCTGGATGAGAAAGATGTAAGAGAAGATGTTGTCGAAGAATTGTTGAACCCCTGTCTTGGAATTATTACCATGGTAAGAATAGCAATAGATCCCAATAATTTGATGCGAGCTATTGCTTTGGCTAAAAAAGTTAAAGCAATGGGGTTTGAGTTAGGGTTTAATGTAATGTATATGTCCAAATGGAAGAAACTTCCAGAATTTTTATCCAATTTAAAGCATGTTGACGGGCTTGCTGATTATTTTTATATGGTCGATTCTTATGGAGGTGTTTATCCTGAAGATGTTAAAGAAATTTTTGCCTTAGTACGAGCTCAAATGGCGACCAAAATTGGTTTTCATGGACATAATAATTTAGAGCTCGCACTTATTAATACGTTGACAGCAATTGAGTGTGGAGTTGATATGGTAGATGCTACAGTTACGGGAATGGGTAGAGGGGCAGGTAATTTAAAAACTGAACTTTTGCTTACAGCATTAAACCAGAGAAATAATTTAGAGGTAGATTTTAATTCGCTTTCTTCAGTTACAGATGCTTTTACAGAATTGCAAAAAGAATACGAATGGGGTACTAATTTGCCATATATGGTTTCAGGAGCAAATTCTCTTCCTCAGAAAGATGTTATGGATTGGGTAGGGAAAAGATACTATTCGTATAATAGTATAATTAGAGCATTAAGTAATCAGTCAAAGGGAATACAAGATAATGAAATATTAAATGAATATCATCCAAGCGAAATATTTAAAAAAGCTTTAATAGTAGGAGGAGGTGATAGTGTTAGAGAACATATAGATGGTATTAAAAATTATTTATCATTGAATCCTAATATGGTTATAATACATTCAAGTTCAAGGAATGTAAGTTATTTAAATGAGTGTGATAATAAACAATTTCATTGTTTAGCTGGAAATGAAGGACATAGGTTGGAAAAAGTTTTTAATTCTGTTCCAAAGAATAGGATTGCAATCTTGCCGCCTTTTCCAAGAACAATGGGAACTTACATACCCGTTAACTTTAAATCAAGCTCTTTTCAACTTTCCGAAATTAACGTAACAGAAATATATAAAAACTCTATTACAGCTTTAGTTCTTCAGCTAACGAAAGAAATGAATGTTGAAGAATTGATATTTTGTGGTTACGATGGATATAATGGCGAAATTACACAGCATAAATTAGAGCTGTTTAATGAGAATGAATATTTGTTTAAGAATTTTTCAAAAAATAATTTTAGTTTAAAATCTTTTACACCTACAAAATATAAGAGTTTACAACAAGAATCTGTTTATTCTGAACTATA